In Triticum aestivum cultivar Chinese Spring chromosome 5B, IWGSC CS RefSeq v2.1, whole genome shotgun sequence, the following proteins share a genomic window:
- the LOC123117776 gene encoding phosphatidylinositol transfer protein 3 has product MDCGTDERQYGHGGDGDAAEWKKVAELREVVEAQDPSAKEEDDFALRRFLRAREHNIKKASAMLLRYLAWKRVTMPHGFISDDEVRGEIAKGRDHHQGFDRLGRPMSYLYGGCHFPVRGDHEDLKRYVAYAFEKSCTRLSAGQEKFAAVIDLKGWGYANCDMRGYLAGLDIMQSYYPERVGRVLLIHVPYIFMAAWKMVYPFIDDKTKKKFVFVADRDLDATLRDAIDESQLPEEYGGKLKFQAYNNFSPSSKSI; this is encoded by the exons ATGGATTGCGGTACTGATGAGCGCCAATATGGCCATGGCGGCGACGGTGACGCGGCGGAGTGGAAGAAGGTGGCGGAGCTCAGGGAGGTCGTCGAGGCACAGGACCCCTCAGCAAAG GAGGAGGATGACTTCGCGCTACGGCGGTTCCTGCGTGCCCGGGAGCACAACATCAAAAAGGCGTCGGCGATGCTTCTCCGGTACCTTGCCTGGAAGCGTGTCACCATGCCCCATGGCTTTATCTCGGACGACGAGGTGCGGGGCGAGATCGCAAAGGGAAGGGACCACCACCAGGGTTTTGACCGTCTTGGTCGCCCCATGTCGTATCTCTATGGTGGGTGCCACTTCCCCGTCCGGGGTGATCACGAAGATCTCAAGCGCTACGTGGCCTACGCTTTTGAGAAAAGCTGCACCAG GCTGTCCGCAGGACAGGAGAAGTTTGCGGCAGTGATAGACCTGAAGGGATGGGGGTACGCGAACTGCGACATGCGGGGGTACCTGGCAGGGCTGGACATCATGCAGAGCTATTACCCGGAGAGGGTGGGCCGTGTGTTACTGATCCACGTGCCCTACATATTCATGGCTGCCTGGAAGATGGTGTACCCCTTTATTGATGACAAGACCAAGAAGAAGTTTGTGTTCGTCGCTGATAGGGACCTCGACGCCACGCTTAGAGACGCCATTGACGAGTCCCAGCTCCCCGAGGAGTACGGTGGCAAGCTCAAGTTCCAGGCCTACAACAATTTTTCACCATCATCCAAGTCCATCTAA